In Streptomyces sp. P3, one DNA window encodes the following:
- a CDS encoding hemolysin family protein: MTEVLLLLLALLLTLACAVFVAAEFSLTTVERGDLERAAEAGERGAGGALKAVRRLTVQLSGAQLGITVTSLVIGMLAEPSLAALLQGPLKAVGLGGAASSVATVLGVALSTVVLMVVGELVPKNWAISRPLAVAKVVAGPQRGFTAAFGPFIRHLNNTANRFVRRVGLEPAEELASARTPEELVALARHSAAEGALEADSAELFVRTLHLGELTAENVMTPRVDVKALEAHATAADAANLTHATGLSRFPVYRDSLDEVIGTVHIRDVLALEPEKRAVTLVTELATAPLLVPDSLTADRLLERLREKRTMAVVIDEYGGTAGVATMEDIVEEVVGEVRDEHDPVEVPDLLPAQTGADGRAVWEADGGVRLDQLGEIGLAAPEGPYETVAGLIATRLARIPAKGDTVDLDGWQLDVLDVEHHHADRIRITEPAQVPAGAGEESR; the protein is encoded by the coding sequence GCTCCTGCTGGCCCTCCTGCTCACACTGGCCTGCGCGGTGTTCGTCGCGGCCGAGTTCTCGCTGACCACCGTCGAGCGCGGTGACCTGGAGCGAGCGGCGGAGGCGGGTGAGCGTGGTGCCGGGGGCGCGCTGAAGGCCGTACGCCGTCTGACGGTCCAGCTCTCCGGCGCCCAGCTCGGCATCACGGTCACCTCGCTGGTGATCGGCATGCTTGCCGAGCCGTCGCTCGCGGCGCTTCTTCAAGGCCCGCTCAAGGCGGTCGGGCTGGGCGGCGCCGCCTCGTCGGTGGCGACGGTGCTGGGTGTGGCCCTCTCCACCGTGGTGCTGATGGTGGTGGGCGAGCTGGTGCCGAAGAACTGGGCGATCTCCCGTCCGCTGGCCGTGGCCAAGGTGGTGGCCGGCCCGCAGCGCGGCTTCACCGCGGCATTCGGGCCGTTCATCCGCCATCTGAACAACACCGCGAACCGGTTCGTCCGTCGCGTCGGCCTGGAGCCCGCCGAGGAACTGGCCTCCGCCCGCACCCCTGAGGAACTGGTCGCGCTCGCCCGGCACTCGGCCGCCGAGGGCGCCCTGGAGGCGGACTCCGCCGAACTGTTCGTGCGCACGCTGCACTTGGGCGAGCTGACCGCGGAGAACGTCATGACGCCGCGCGTGGACGTCAAGGCGCTCGAAGCGCACGCGACGGCCGCGGACGCGGCGAACCTGACGCACGCCACCGGCCTGTCCCGCTTCCCGGTGTACCGCGACAGCCTGGACGAGGTCATCGGGACCGTCCACATCCGCGACGTCCTCGCCCTGGAACCGGAGAAACGGGCCGTCACCCTGGTGACCGAGCTGGCCACCGCACCCCTGCTGGTGCCCGACAGCCTGACTGCCGACCGGCTGCTGGAGCGGCTGCGGGAGAAGCGCACCATGGCCGTGGTCATCGACGAGTACGGCGGCACGGCGGGCGTGGCGACGATGGAGGACATCGTCGAGGAAGTCGTCGGCGAGGTCCGCGACGAGCACGACCCCGTCGAGGTGCCCGACCTGCTGCCCGCGCAGACCGGCGCGGACGGCCGCGCGGTGTGGGAGGCGGACGGCGGCGTCCGCCTCGACCAGCTCGGGGAGATAGGACTCGCGGCGCCGGAGGGCCCGTATGAAACCGTGGCCGGCCTGATCGCCACCCGCCTCGCCCGCATCCCCGCCAAGGGCGACACCGTCGACCTCGACGGCTGGCAGCTGGACGTCCTGGACGTCGAGCACCACCACGCAGACCGGATCCGCATCACCGAACCGGCCCAGGTGCCGGCCGGGGCCGGGGAGGAGTCCCGATGA
- a CDS encoding EF-hand domain-containing protein — translation MTIDSSVLSIKLHRMFTFLDADQDGSLNEQDLTAIADRLAGSVPTQPEKVQRLRDALAVIWDQHLRHMDDDGNGLISSTEYERGVRGAIASQESALISALHDVVAACLDICDRDNDGLITLDEYTLLGQAVSGGSTKDMATAFAALDLNGDGALGPEEIRTAVTEYFTSEDAEARGNWLYGPL, via the coding sequence ATGACCATCGACAGCTCAGTGCTGAGCATCAAGCTCCACCGGATGTTCACCTTCCTCGACGCCGACCAGGACGGCTCCCTCAACGAGCAGGACCTGACGGCCATCGCCGACCGTCTGGCCGGCTCAGTCCCCACCCAGCCGGAGAAGGTGCAACGGCTGAGGGACGCCCTCGCTGTCATCTGGGACCAGCACCTGCGGCACATGGACGACGACGGCAACGGACTGATCAGCTCCACCGAGTACGAGCGCGGCGTCCGCGGAGCCATCGCCTCCCAGGAGTCCGCGCTGATCTCCGCCCTCCACGACGTGGTCGCCGCCTGCCTGGACATCTGCGACAGGGACAACGACGGCCTGATCACCCTCGACGAATACACCCTGCTCGGCCAGGCCGTGAGCGGCGGCAGCACCAAGGACATGGCGACCGCCTTCGCCGCACTCGACCTCAACGGTGACGGCGCCCTCGGCCCCGAGGAGATCCGCACCGCCGTGACCGAGTACTTCACCAGCGAGGACGCCGAAGCCCGCGGCAACTGGCTGTATGGCCCTCTGTGA
- a CDS encoding hemolysin family protein, with protein sequence MTTLQLLIGALTLLTNAFFVGGEFALISVRRSQIEPHAQAGNTRARMTLWGLQHLSAMMATAQLGITVSSLVLGAVAEPAIAHLLEPGFNAVHIPHGLVHPIAFVIALTVATYLHMLIGEMVPKNIALAAPVPTALLLGPPLVALTRALKPVVFGINAFANTLLKLLRVEPKDEVESAFTDDQLARMVLDSSQAGLLSSADGERLRDALELGTRPVGEILVPAQKMRTVADTVTPGELERTAAAAGYSRFPVTGPNGTLLGYLHIKDTLGITDRDQPFPRTVLHPITQVRIDTPLDDTLTALRADGSHLAAVTGEAGAVLGFVTMDDVLSELVGPAPAAA encoded by the coding sequence ATGACCACCCTGCAACTCCTCATCGGCGCCCTGACACTGCTGACCAACGCGTTCTTCGTGGGCGGCGAGTTCGCCCTGATCTCCGTGCGCCGCAGCCAGATCGAGCCGCACGCCCAGGCAGGGAACACACGGGCCCGGATGACCCTGTGGGGCCTTCAACACCTCTCCGCGATGATGGCCACCGCCCAGCTCGGCATCACCGTCTCCTCCCTGGTGCTCGGCGCGGTCGCCGAACCGGCCATCGCGCACCTGCTGGAACCCGGCTTCAACGCGGTCCACATCCCGCACGGCCTGGTGCACCCCATCGCCTTCGTTATCGCCCTGACGGTTGCGACCTACCTGCACATGCTGATTGGCGAGATGGTCCCCAAGAACATCGCCCTGGCCGCACCGGTCCCGACCGCACTCCTGCTCGGCCCGCCGCTGGTAGCCCTCACCCGGGCCCTGAAGCCGGTCGTGTTCGGCATCAACGCCTTCGCCAACACCCTGCTGAAACTGCTGCGCGTCGAGCCGAAGGACGAGGTCGAGTCGGCGTTCACCGACGACCAGCTCGCCCGCATGGTCCTCGACTCCAGCCAGGCCGGCCTGCTCTCCAGCGCCGACGGCGAACGGCTGCGCGACGCCCTGGAGCTGGGCACCCGCCCGGTCGGCGAGATCCTTGTCCCCGCCCAGAAGATGCGCACCGTCGCCGACACCGTCACCCCGGGCGAACTGGAGCGGACCGCAGCCGCTGCCGGCTACTCCCGTTTCCCGGTCACCGGCCCGAACGGCACCCTGCTGGGATACCTCCACATCAAGGACACCCTCGGCATCACCGACCGCGACCAGCCCTTCCCGCGCACCGTCCTGCACCCGATCACCCAGGTCCGCATCGACACCCCGCTGGACGACACCCTCACCGCCCTGCGCGCCGACGGCAGCCACCTGGCCGCCGTCACCGGCGAGGCCGGCGCGGTCCTCGGCTTCGTGACCATGGACGACGTCCTGTCCGAACTGGTCGGCCCCGCACCGGCCGCCGCCTGA
- a CDS encoding YncE family protein yields MAHRKVYLAVGRTGTRIYRFDPIDGDTRVVDNVAPYESGYTAMGAQYRGDDQEPLLLAVSGNKLITIDVAAGTLKDQVIDGLPKGPWFDGAMDPDGKSLFVAGNPDTPSYAIDVAAGRATPRNSPGGGRWDDFAYHPKDGRLYSVEGDNGDLLLIDPGRQPTKTVLKAGVFPPAQASGAAGSRKAYAATFFDQDGNFYAVDSAGNVNHLDMTTAKIPDHSQRIGRGRVPVDDLEIVNGAGRITPLPVPPSYDEIVVTKKFKGTWENGEPRGRVYSFDLTLTAVSKDSGTAEDVRKFRISFDLPTAKGAKAEASGVDVIAQDGKAYLSSVGDQFLAAGTSRTITVLITVPGDPTHLPREYPLDGLRATRLLSH; encoded by the coding sequence ATGGCTCACCGCAAGGTGTATCTGGCCGTCGGCAGGACCGGCACCCGGATCTACCGCTTCGATCCCATCGACGGCGACACTCGCGTCGTTGACAACGTCGCGCCCTACGAGAGCGGTTACACCGCCATGGGAGCGCAGTACCGCGGCGACGACCAGGAGCCCCTGTTGCTGGCCGTGAGCGGCAACAAGCTCATCACCATCGACGTGGCGGCCGGCACTCTCAAGGACCAGGTCATCGACGGGCTGCCGAAGGGGCCTTGGTTCGACGGCGCCATGGACCCCGACGGCAAGAGCCTCTTCGTCGCCGGCAATCCCGACACACCCAGCTACGCCATCGACGTGGCAGCCGGCAGGGCCACACCCCGCAACTCGCCGGGAGGCGGCCGGTGGGACGACTTCGCCTACCACCCCAAGGACGGCCGGCTGTACTCGGTGGAGGGCGACAACGGTGACCTGCTGCTCATCGACCCGGGCCGGCAGCCCACGAAGACCGTTCTGAAGGCTGGTGTCTTCCCGCCGGCGCAAGCCAGCGGCGCGGCAGGCTCACGCAAGGCGTACGCGGCCACCTTCTTCGACCAGGACGGCAACTTCTACGCCGTCGACTCCGCGGGCAACGTCAACCACCTCGACATGACCACGGCGAAGATCCCCGATCACTCGCAGCGCATCGGACGGGGCAGGGTGCCCGTAGACGACCTGGAGATCGTGAACGGCGCCGGGCGTATCACCCCGCTGCCTGTGCCGCCCAGTTACGACGAGATCGTCGTGACGAAGAAGTTCAAGGGGACGTGGGAGAACGGCGAACCCCGAGGCCGGGTCTACAGCTTCGACCTCACGCTGACGGCCGTCAGCAAAGACAGCGGCACGGCGGAGGACGTCAGGAAGTTCCGCATCTCCTTCGACCTGCCCACGGCCAAGGGCGCGAAAGCCGAAGCCTCCGGCGTCGACGTCATCGCCCAGGACGGCAAGGCGTATCTGAGCTCGGTGGGAGACCAGTTCCTCGCCGCGGGCACGTCCCGGACGATCACCGTGCTGATCACCGTGCCGGGCGACCCGACCCATTTGCCCCGGGAGTACCCCCTCGACGGACTCAGGGCCACACGCCTGCTCAGCCACTGA
- a CDS encoding IS110 family transposase — MTTRQHSTSSSTDPPVRREVVLGVDTHGEVHVAAVLSPLGKVLDTESFPATAAGYRRLLVWARKRGTVRRVGVEGTGTFGAGLSRYLLTQQIQVFEVNRPDRTARRLLGKSDPLDAQAAARAVLSGRARARAKSGDGPVHSARIFKLAKDSAVKARTQAINQLKAVLVIADPALRERLSSLGNAELFRTCATLSPPGGGGDEDAVAQATHMTLRMLAERIEQLTGQINELNQRLTRLVERHAPQLLVPVGIGPDSAVTLLITMGDNPERLNTEASFAALCGVSPIEYSSGRRSTRRLNYGGDRQANAALHRIVFTRLRHDPRTQAYYERRTQEGKTRREIIRCLKRYAAREVFNLVRPVSRTPTL; from the coding sequence ATGACGACCCGACAGCACAGCACCTCCTCGAGCACGGATCCTCCCGTTCGGCGCGAGGTCGTTCTGGGCGTGGACACGCACGGCGAGGTTCACGTCGCCGCCGTGCTCTCCCCACTCGGGAAGGTCCTGGACACCGAGTCCTTTCCGGCCACGGCGGCCGGCTACCGCCGACTGCTCGTCTGGGCCCGCAAGCGAGGGACCGTGCGCCGGGTCGGTGTGGAGGGCACCGGCACCTTCGGCGCGGGCCTGTCCCGCTACCTACTGACCCAGCAGATCCAGGTGTTCGAAGTGAACCGGCCCGACCGCACGGCCCGCCGGCTGCTGGGCAAGTCGGACCCGCTCGATGCGCAGGCCGCCGCGCGGGCCGTGCTCAGCGGTCGTGCCCGGGCCCGGGCCAAGTCCGGCGACGGTCCGGTGCACAGCGCCCGGATCTTCAAGCTCGCCAAGGACTCCGCGGTCAAGGCGCGTACCCAGGCGATCAACCAGCTCAAGGCCGTCCTGGTCATCGCCGATCCCGCACTGCGGGAACGGTTGTCGAGCTTGGGCAATGCCGAGCTGTTCCGCACCTGCGCGACCCTCAGCCCACCCGGCGGTGGGGGAGACGAGGACGCGGTGGCCCAGGCCACCCACATGACCTTGCGCATGCTCGCCGAGCGCATTGAACAGCTCACGGGGCAGATCAATGAGCTGAACCAGCGCCTGACCCGGCTCGTCGAACGCCACGCCCCACAGCTGCTCGTGCCGGTGGGCATCGGTCCGGACAGCGCCGTCACTCTCCTGATCACCATGGGGGACAATCCCGAGCGGCTGAATACCGAGGCGTCCTTTGCTGCCCTTTGCGGAGTCAGCCCCATCGAGTACTCCTCCGGGCGTCGGAGCACGCGCCGGCTCAACTACGGCGGCGACCGGCAGGCCAACGCCGCCCTGCACCGCATCGTCTTCACCCGGCTGCGTCACGATCCGCGCACCCAGGCGTACTACGAACGCCGCACGCAGGAGGGCAAGACCCGACGTGAGATCATCCGATGCCTCAAGCGATACGCAGCCCGCGAGGTCTTCAACCTGGTCAGACCGGTTTCCCGTACCCCTACGTTATAG